The Eubacteriaceae bacterium Marseille-Q4139 genome has a window encoding:
- a CDS encoding ribonuclease H-like domain-containing protein, translating to MITIEKTFDAGDGYPLERLGDPERLLFFDIETTGFSGDYSSLYLIGCTWFSNGRWNLIQWFADSRGEEPAVLDAFFQFLEGFDTLVHFNGDTFDIPFLKKRCKALKTGGSFDGVTSIDIYKRIKPYKNHLGLENLKQKSVEAFLGIERDDVFSGGELIEVYEQYLRSGDENLLHLLLLHNEDDLKGMPRLLPILSYPDYFSQPFSLSDFSKTGGEIPRIRLLFEGTDGITVPVPLRASVPAYAVSVSGRQMEIYVRLYEGNLKYFYPNYKDYYYLIYEDQAIHKSVGEFVDKGARVKATKETCYTKKSGSFLPQPSSLWTPDFKNTCKDKTGFFEFCPECFKDTEKTELYREEILKAVFGK from the coding sequence ATGATTACCATAGAAAAAACCTTCGATGCCGGAGACGGCTATCCCTTAGAGCGCCTTGGAGATCCCGAAAGGCTTTTATTTTTTGATATTGAAACCACCGGCTTTTCCGGAGATTATTCCTCCCTGTATCTCATCGGCTGCACCTGGTTTTCCAACGGCCGTTGGAATCTGATCCAGTGGTTTGCTGACAGCCGCGGGGAAGAACCGGCCGTCCTCGACGCCTTTTTCCAGTTTCTTGAGGGCTTTGACACCCTCGTCCACTTTAACGGCGACACCTTCGACATCCCGTTTCTAAAGAAACGCTGCAAGGCCTTAAAAACCGGCGGTTCTTTCGACGGTGTAACGAGCATCGACATCTACAAACGGATCAAGCCATACAAAAATCATCTGGGGCTTGAAAATCTGAAGCAGAAATCCGTTGAGGCCTTTCTTGGCATCGAACGCGACGACGTGTTTAGCGGAGGCGAGCTGATCGAGGTCTATGAACAATATTTAAGGTCAGGGGATGAAAACCTTCTGCACCTTCTCCTGCTCCATAACGAGGACGATTTAAAGGGCATGCCAAGGCTTCTTCCGATCCTTTCCTACCCGGATTATTTCAGCCAGCCCTTTTCCCTTTCCGATTTTTCCAAAACCGGCGGGGAAATCCCGCGGATCCGCCTTTTGTTTGAAGGAACGGACGGTATCACAGTTCCCGTCCCGCTACGGGCTTCCGTCCCCGCTTACGCCGTGTCCGTTTCCGGCCGGCAGATGGAAATTTATGTCCGCCTGTACGAGGGCAATTTAAAGTATTTTTACCCTAATTATAAAGATTATTACTATCTGATCTATGAAGATCAGGCGATCCATAAAAGTGTCGGGGAATTTGTGGATAAAGGCGCACGCGTCAAGGCCACGAAGGAGACCTGCTATACGAAAAAAAGCGGCTCTTTCCTGCCGCAGCCCTCGTCCCTCTGGACGCCGGATTTTAAAAATACATGCAAAGATAAGACGGGATTTTTTGAATTCTGCCCGGAGTGTTTTAAGGATACGGAGAAGACGGAGCTTTACCGGGAAGAGATTCTAAAGGCGGTGTTTGGGAAGTAG
- the ruvA gene encoding Holliday junction branch migration protein RuvA, translating to MISYIRGPLMEKFEDSVVVEAGGIGYRIFVPTAVLASLPPNGEEVKIFTYFQVREDAMVLYGFLNRQDLDIFKKLLGVNGVGPKSALGVLSALNPDEFRMAVVTGDAKRITKAPGIGGKTAQRIILDLKDKVSAEEILFSVDAEAPQSAVSGMSEVGKEAVEALTALGYSAGEASGAVKKVEIADGMTAEDVLKKALKYLAFL from the coding sequence GTGATCTCATATATACGCGGCCCTCTCATGGAGAAGTTCGAGGATTCGGTTGTCGTGGAGGCGGGAGGCATCGGGTACCGGATTTTTGTACCGACTGCCGTTCTGGCGTCGCTTCCGCCCAACGGAGAGGAAGTCAAAATTTTTACATATTTTCAGGTCCGGGAGGACGCCATGGTTCTCTACGGCTTTTTGAACCGCCAGGATCTCGATATTTTTAAGAAGCTTTTGGGCGTCAACGGCGTGGGCCCGAAGAGTGCCCTCGGTGTTTTATCGGCCTTAAACCCGGACGAGTTCCGGATGGCGGTTGTGACCGGAGATGCGAAACGGATCACGAAGGCGCCGGGAATCGGCGGAAAGACGGCCCAGAGAATCATCCTTGATTTAAAGGACAAGGTGAGCGCAGAGGAAATCCTGTTTTCTGTGGACGCTGAGGCGCCTCAGAGCGCCGTGTCCGGTATGAGTGAGGTCGGAAAGGAAGCCGTCGAGGCGCTGACGGCCCTCGGCTATTCGGCAGGCGAGGCCTCCGGCGCTGTGAAGAAAGTGGAAATTGCCGACGGCATGACGGCGGAGGACGTGCTCAAGAAGGCGTTAAAATATCTGGCATTTTTGTAA
- the ruvB gene encoding Holliday junction branch migration DNA helicase RuvB has translation MSRKIITTEETEEDKRIEGSLRPQLLKDYIGQEKLKSTLKVFIDAAKSRGEALDHVLFYGPPGLGKTTLSAIIANEMGVNMKVTSGPAIEKPGEMAAILNNLQEGDVLFVDEIHRLNRQVEEVLYPAMEDFAIDIMLGKESSARSIRLELPKFTLVGATTRAGLLTAPLRDRFGVVQRLEFYSPEELAVIVKRSAKVLNVKIEEEGAWEIARRSRGTPRLANRLLKRVRDFAQVKYDGVITKDVADFALDILDVDKLGLDNNDRNLLKTLILKFSGGPVGLETLAAAIGEDAGTLEDVYEPYLLMNGLLNRTPRGRMATEAAYHHLGLDGGKN, from the coding sequence ATGAGTCGAAAAATCATCACTACGGAAGAGACCGAGGAAGACAAGAGAATAGAGGGATCCCTGCGGCCGCAGCTTCTTAAGGATTACATCGGGCAGGAAAAGCTCAAGTCCACCCTGAAGGTGTTCATCGACGCAGCCAAAAGCCGCGGAGAGGCGTTGGATCATGTGCTGTTTTACGGGCCGCCCGGCCTTGGAAAGACGACATTAAGCGCCATCATCGCCAATGAGATGGGCGTGAACATGAAGGTGACGTCGGGCCCGGCCATTGAAAAGCCGGGGGAGATGGCGGCGATTTTAAACAACCTTCAGGAGGGCGACGTACTGTTTGTGGACGAGATCCACAGGCTCAACCGGCAGGTGGAAGAGGTTCTGTACCCGGCCATGGAGGATTTTGCCATCGACATCATGCTCGGGAAAGAGTCCTCAGCCAGGTCGATCCGGCTGGAGCTTCCGAAATTTACGCTGGTGGGCGCCACGACGCGGGCAGGGCTATTAACGGCGCCGCTCCGTGACCGGTTCGGAGTTGTGCAGCGGCTGGAATTTTATTCGCCGGAGGAGCTGGCGGTGATCGTGAAACGGTCGGCGAAGGTTTTAAACGTGAAAATCGAGGAAGAGGGCGCCTGGGAGATTGCAAGGCGCTCCCGCGGGACGCCCAGGCTTGCCAACCGGCTTTTAAAGCGCGTGCGAGATTTTGCCCAGGTGAAATATGACGGTGTTATCACAAAGGACGTGGCGGATTTTGCGCTGGATATCCTGGATGTGGACAAGCTTGGCCTGGACAATAACGACAGGAACCTGTTAAAAACGCTGATTCTTAAGTTTTCCGGCGGGCCGGTGGGCCTTGAGACGCTGGCGGCCGCCATCGGCGAGGACGCCGGGACGCTGGAAGATGTCTACGAGCCGTACCTTCTGATGAACGGGCTCTTAAACAGGACGCCCAGGGGCCGCATGGCGACCGAGGCCGCGTACCATCACCTGGGACTTGACGGCGGAAAGAATTAA
- a CDS encoding cold shock domain-containing protein, whose product MKGTVKWFNNQKGYGFICDEAGNDVFVHYSGLNMEGFKTIDEGAEVEFDVIEGDKGPQAVNVTKL is encoded by the coding sequence ATGAAAGGTACAGTTAAGTGGTTCAACAACCAGAAGGGTTACGGCTTCATCTGCGATGAGGCAGGAAACGACGTATTCGTCCATTATTCAGGTCTCAATATGGAAGGCTTCAAAACCATCGATGAGGGCGCAGAAGTTGAGTTCGATGTGATCGAAGGCGATAAAGGCCCCCAGGCCGTAAACGTAACCAAATTATAA
- a CDS encoding catalase, whose amino-acid sequence MTKWENGWKHFCTITRHKWIVMKNCFRIGLYRQGLLHDLSKYSPAEFKTGVLYYQGTRSPNAAEKEEKGYSEAWLHHKGRNKHHFEYWTDVSTAADHWQIVGVKMPVNYFAEMVMDRIAASKIYLGREYTDAAPYRYFSRSKDYLVMHPETKAMLERVLRMLMEKGERKTFAYLRYLLREGEY is encoded by the coding sequence ATGACAAAATGGGAAAATGGATGGAAACATTTCTGCACCATCACAAGGCATAAGTGGATCGTCATGAAAAACTGCTTCCGCATAGGGCTGTACCGGCAGGGGCTTCTCCATGACCTGTCAAAATATTCCCCGGCGGAGTTTAAAACAGGCGTTTTGTACTATCAGGGCACCAGGAGCCCCAACGCGGCGGAAAAGGAAGAAAAGGGATATTCGGAGGCATGGCTCCACCACAAAGGGCGGAACAAGCATCATTTTGAATACTGGACGGACGTGTCCACGGCAGCCGACCACTGGCAGATTGTGGGCGTGAAGATGCCGGTCAATTATTTTGCGGAGATGGTGATGGACCGGATCGCGGCGTCGAAGATTTACCTGGGACGCGAATATACGGATGCTGCGCCTTACAGGTATTTCAGCCGAAGCAAGGACTACCTTGTCATGCACCCGGAGACGAAGGCCATGCTGGAGCGGGTGCTTCGGATGCTGATGGAGAAGGGGGAGAGGAAGACGTTTGCGTATTTGAGGTATTTGCTGAGGGAAGGGGAGTATTAA
- a CDS encoding SEC-C domain-containing protein, translating to MATLLENWRNLAYGDGLDDKKREQLWSGYFTIEKGIYEKILSNPSEVVEGTVKELADKYETDLLIMTGFLDGINESLKGYENPIETMDENTSVKIEIDPEKLYYNMVEAKASWLYGLPQWEEILTEEKRKELYKAQKASGTVRREGHKIYPNDPCPCGSGKKYKKCCGRNQ from the coding sequence ATGGCAACATTACTGGAAAACTGGAGAAACCTCGCTTACGGCGACGGTCTCGATGATAAAAAGAGAGAACAGCTCTGGAGCGGATATTTTACTATCGAAAAAGGCATCTATGAGAAAATCCTTTCCAATCCGTCTGAGGTGGTTGAGGGAACCGTAAAAGAGCTGGCGGACAAGTATGAGACGGATCTGTTAATCATGACCGGCTTCTTAGACGGCATCAACGAGAGCTTAAAGGGCTATGAGAACCCCATCGAGACCATGGATGAGAATACGTCCGTGAAGATCGAAATTGATCCGGAAAAGCTTTACTACAACATGGTTGAGGCAAAGGCAAGCTGGCTTTACGGCCTTCCCCAGTGGGAGGAGATCCTGACGGAGGAGAAGAGGAAAGAGCTTTATAAGGCTCAGAAGGCGTCGGGAACCGTCCGCCGCGAAGGCCACAAGATTTACCCCAACGATCCGTGTCCCTGCGGAAGCGGCAAGAAATATAAGAAGTGCTGCGGCCGCAATCAGTAG
- a CDS encoding GNAT family N-acetyltransferase, giving the protein MNITIRAAVLEDCERIRPLQKEIADLHHDGRPDLFRTEARYFSQDAFKERLEDPKHTILIAETDEGQVVGYAFAWVISYRNHTALVDHDSFYIDDICVLNAFQRAGIGRRLFECCKQKAEEQGCKTMELGVWAFNKKAIAFYESLGMTERIKKMEYLLET; this is encoded by the coding sequence ATGAACATCACCATACGAGCTGCCGTTTTGGAGGACTGTGAACGCATCCGGCCTCTCCAAAAAGAAATCGCCGACCTTCACCACGACGGACGGCCGGACTTATTCCGGACCGAAGCCCGCTATTTTAGCCAGGATGCCTTCAAGGAACGGCTGGAAGACCCGAAGCATACGATCCTGATCGCAGAAACCGATGAGGGACAGGTCGTCGGATACGCCTTTGCATGGGTCATTTCCTATCGGAACCACACGGCCCTCGTGGATCATGACAGCTTTTACATCGACGATATCTGTGTCCTGAACGCCTTCCAGAGGGCAGGCATCGGCCGGCGGCTGTTTGAATGCTGCAAACAAAAGGCTGAAGAACAAGGCTGCAAAACGATGGAGCTGGGTGTATGGGCCTTCAATAAAAAGGCCATCGCTTTCTATGAAAGCCTCGGCATGACGGAACGCATAAAAAAGATGGAATATCTTTTGGAGACATAG
- a CDS encoding GNAT family N-acetyltransferase, which produces MELIFPNEAYYESYREAAREYEEKGITNHLFLKDGARSICEQAEDSREGRNLPPGFVKATYLWLVDGGEFIGEASVRHSLTEALLRFGGHIGYGVRCSRWNQGMGTALLSGALRYAKDELGLSRVLVTCDDDNIGSARVIEKNGGVLQDKIQNEIDGVKRITRRYWIDLK; this is translated from the coding sequence ATGGAACTGATCTTTCCAAATGAGGCATATTATGAATCTTACCGGGAGGCAGCCAGGGAATATGAAGAGAAGGGCATTACTAACCATCTGTTTTTAAAGGACGGCGCCCGCAGCATCTGCGAACAGGCGGAGGATTCCAGAGAGGGGCGGAATCTGCCGCCGGGGTTTGTGAAAGCCACCTATCTCTGGCTCGTGGACGGCGGGGAATTCATCGGCGAGGCATCGGTGCGGCACAGCCTGACAGAGGCGCTTCTGCGGTTCGGCGGGCATATCGGCTACGGCGTCCGGTGTTCCAGGTGGAATCAAGGCATGGGGACGGCGCTGCTTTCCGGGGCGCTCCGGTATGCGAAAGACGAGCTGGGGCTTTCTCGGGTTCTGGTTACCTGCGATGACGATAACATTGGTTCGGCCCGGGTCATCGAAAAGAACGGCGGAGTCCTTCAGGACAAAATCCAAAATGAAATTGACGGTGTCAAGCGGATTACGAGGCGGTACTGGATTGACTTAAAATGA
- the hslO gene encoding Hsp33 family molecular chaperone HslO — protein MSDYMIRATAADGQVRAFAVTARDTVETARKAHDTSPVATAALGRLLSAGAMMGSMMKGEKDLLTLRMEGDGPIGGLLVTADAFGNVKGYAFHPEVMLPPNDKGKLDVGGALGVGVLSVIKDIGLKEPYVGQTILVSGEVAEDLTYYYATSEQVPSSVALGVLMNKDNTVRQAGGFIIQLLPGASDELIDRLEERLGVMEPVTSLLDKGMTPEEMLEALLGDFGLEILDRMPVAFSCDCTKERVEKALVSIGKKELQDMIDDGKEIEVNCQFCNRHYVFSVEELKGLFSRAVRD, from the coding sequence ATGTCTGATTATATGATTCGTGCGACGGCAGCGGACGGGCAGGTGCGCGCCTTTGCCGTGACAGCGAGGGATACGGTGGAGACGGCCAGAAAAGCCCATGATACGAGCCCCGTGGCGACGGCGGCTTTGGGACGGCTTCTTTCGGCCGGAGCCATGATGGGTTCCATGATGAAGGGAGAAAAGGATCTTCTGACGCTCCGGATGGAGGGGGACGGGCCCATCGGCGGCCTTCTTGTGACGGCGGACGCATTCGGGAACGTGAAAGGCTATGCGTTCCATCCGGAAGTGATGCTGCCGCCCAATGACAAGGGAAAGCTGGATGTGGGCGGCGCCCTTGGCGTCGGCGTCCTGAGCGTGATTAAGGACATCGGCTTAAAGGAGCCGTATGTGGGCCAGACGATTCTGGTTTCCGGCGAGGTGGCCGAGGATCTGACGTATTACTATGCCACATCGGAGCAGGTGCCGTCTTCGGTGGCTCTTGGCGTTCTGATGAATAAGGACAACACAGTGCGCCAGGCCGGCGGGTTTATCATCCAGCTTCTTCCGGGCGCATCGGATGAGCTGATCGACCGGCTGGAGGAGCGGCTGGGTGTCATGGAACCGGTCACGTCGCTTCTTGATAAGGGCATGACGCCGGAGGAGATGTTAGAGGCGCTTCTCGGCGATTTCGGCCTGGAAATTTTAGACAGGATGCCGGTGGCGTTCTCCTGCGACTGCACGAAGGAGCGGGTGGAAAAGGCGCTTGTGAGCATCGGGAAAAAGGAGCTTCAGGACATGATTGACGACGGGAAAGAGATTGAAGTGAACTGCCAGTTCTGCAACCGGCACTATGTGTTTTCAGTGGAAGAACTGAAGGGGCTTTTTTCGAGGGCTGTCAGGGATTAG
- a CDS encoding methyltransferase domain-containing protein has protein sequence MEAYSGFAEVYDTFMDNIPYEEWCGYLTGLLRDFGVPSGILLELGCGTGSMTELLAEQGYDMIGIDNSEEMLELAAEKRAASGHDILYLCQDMREFELYGTAAAAVSVCDSMNYILEKEELKQVFSLVNNYLDPGGIFLFDLNTEYKYKELLGDSTIAEDREECSFIWENQYDEEEKINIYDLAVFVRREDGLFEKYQETHYQRAYSLDEVKEALREAGMEFVAAYDAFTKEPPREDSERIYVAAREKGKRKEEENV, from the coding sequence GTGGAGGCATATTCAGGCTTTGCAGAGGTCTATGACACGTTTATGGACAACATTCCCTATGAGGAGTGGTGCGGCTATCTGACGGGGCTTTTAAGGGATTTCGGTGTGCCTTCGGGGATCCTTTTGGAGCTTGGCTGCGGAACCGGGAGCATGACGGAGCTTCTGGCAGAACAGGGCTACGACATGATCGGCATCGACAATTCGGAGGAAATGCTGGAGCTTGCAGCCGAAAAGCGGGCGGCCTCCGGCCATGATATCCTGTATCTCTGCCAGGACATGCGGGAGTTTGAGCTTTACGGCACGGCGGCTGCGGCCGTCTCCGTCTGTGACTCCATGAACTATATCCTGGAGAAAGAGGAACTGAAACAGGTGTTTTCCCTCGTCAACAACTACCTGGATCCCGGCGGCATCTTCCTGTTTGATCTGAATACAGAATACAAGTATAAGGAGCTTCTGGGGGATTCCACCATAGCCGAGGACCGGGAGGAATGCAGCTTTATCTGGGAAAACCAGTATGACGAAGAAGAAAAGATCAACATCTATGATCTGGCTGTTTTTGTCCGCAGGGAGGACGGGCTTTTTGAGAAATATCAGGAGACCCATTACCAGCGGGCCTATTCCCTGGACGAAGTGAAAGAAGCTCTCCGGGAGGCTGGCATGGAATTCGTGGCCGCTTACGACGCGTTCACGAAGGAGCCGCCGCGGGAGGATAGTGAGCGGATCTATGTTGCGGCCAGAGAAAAGGGAAAAAGAAAGGAAGAAGAGAATGTCTGA
- a CDS encoding cell division protein ZapA, whose product METKNYAEVLIDGRIYTLGGAEEQEYLQKVAAYINDKIVMLKSQPGFTRQSPDYQEVMIQLNLADDYFKALQEAKAYKAQKEEMEREMYSLKHELISAQMRLDALSAKGDSEGKE is encoded by the coding sequence ATGGAAACGAAAAACTATGCGGAAGTTCTGATTGATGGAAGAATTTATACGCTTGGCGGAGCTGAAGAGCAGGAGTATCTTCAGAAGGTGGCCGCTTATATCAACGATAAAATTGTGATGCTCAAAAGCCAGCCCGGCTTTACGAGACAGAGCCCGGATTACCAGGAGGTCATGATCCAGCTCAATCTGGCGGACGATTATTTTAAGGCGCTTCAGGAGGCAAAGGCGTACAAGGCCCAGAAAGAAGAAATGGAACGGGAAATGTACAGCTTAAAGCATGAACTGATCAGCGCCCAGATGAGGCTGGACGCACTGTCTGCAAAAGGGGATTCTGAAGGTAAGGAATGA
- a CDS encoding ribonuclease Z, which translates to MKLFICVEDNGGTMFNRRRLSMDSAVREKILEASRGRRLLMSHYSRKQFDGMETGSVTEILADDDFLSKAQSGDACFLEGQDPAAVFGDVTELVLFRWNRRYPADQYFDKGLLKGLSLKRTEEFPGSSHETITMEVYGR; encoded by the coding sequence ATGAAGCTGTTTATTTGCGTAGAAGATAACGGCGGGACGATGTTTAACAGAAGGCGGCTCAGCATGGATTCGGCCGTGCGGGAAAAGATCCTTGAAGCGTCCCGCGGCCGGCGGCTCCTGATGAGCCATTACAGCAGGAAGCAGTTTGACGGGATGGAGACGGGAAGTGTGACGGAGATTCTCGCTGACGATGATTTTCTGTCGAAGGCTCAGTCAGGGGATGCCTGCTTTTTGGAGGGACAGGATCCGGCGGCAGTTTTCGGAGACGTGACGGAGCTTGTGCTGTTTCGGTGGAACAGGCGGTATCCGGCAGACCAGTATTTTGACAAAGGCCTGCTTAAGGGGCTGTCCTTAAAACGGACGGAGGAATTTCCCGGAAGCTCCCATGAAACGATTACGATGGAGGTGTACGGGCGATGA
- a CDS encoding DNA/RNA non-specific endonuclease, which yields MKRFGRTWFLFLAIAASLFLGGCQDGTTVAFGAGAGQTDAVISGAENSYDGEPYAVINGNVPYFEDEDFTETAFEEYSELDSLGRCGTAFANVGRELMPTEERGSIGQVKPSGWQTVKYDIVDGKYLYNRCHLIGYQLTAENANERNLITGTRYMNVEGMLPFENMVADYIKETGNHVLYRVTPEFSGGNLVADGVLMEAESVEDGGEGIQFCVFVYNVQPGIEIDYETGKSRLAESAGQNGIPAKETSGAGEQEESAVLSEETDEGGTYVLNTNTKKFHKPECSSVSDMNPENREDYTGSRQALLDDGYDPCGRCRP from the coding sequence ATGAAGCGGTTTGGCAGGACATGGTTTCTTTTCCTGGCGATTGCGGCGTCCCTGTTTCTTGGCGGCTGCCAGGACGGCACGACCGTTGCTTTCGGAGCCGGAGCAGGGCAGACGGATGCCGTGATCTCCGGGGCAGAAAATTCCTATGACGGAGAGCCTTATGCAGTCATAAACGGGAATGTCCCGTATTTTGAGGACGAAGATTTTACAGAAACGGCTTTTGAGGAATACAGCGAGTTAGACAGCCTCGGGCGCTGCGGCACGGCGTTTGCGAATGTCGGGAGAGAGCTGATGCCGACAGAAGAGCGCGGCTCCATCGGCCAGGTGAAGCCGTCCGGCTGGCAGACGGTGAAGTATGATATCGTGGACGGGAAATACCTCTATAACCGCTGCCATTTGATCGGGTACCAGCTCACGGCGGAAAATGCCAACGAGAGGAACCTGATTACGGGAACCAGATACATGAATGTAGAAGGTATGCTGCCATTTGAAAATATGGTGGCCGACTATATCAAGGAGACAGGGAACCATGTGCTCTACCGGGTGACGCCGGAGTTTTCCGGGGGAAACCTGGTGGCTGACGGCGTCCTCATGGAGGCGGAGTCGGTGGAAGACGGCGGTGAGGGCATCCAGTTCTGCGTCTTTGTGTACAATGTGCAGCCGGGAATCGAGATCGACTATGAGACAGGGAAAAGCCGGCTGGCAGAATCCGCGGGGCAGAACGGTATTCCGGCAAAGGAGACATCCGGGGCCGGCGAACAGGAAGAATCCGCTGTCCTGTCCGAGGAGACGGACGAGGGCGGCACGTATGTGCTCAACACCAACACGAAGAAATTCCACAAACCGGAATGCAGCAGCGTTTCGGACATGAACCCGGAAAACCGGGAGGATTACACCGGAAGCCGCCAGGCGCTTTTGGATGACGGATACGATCCCTGCGGCCGGTGCAGGCCTTAA